A single region of the Hyphomicrobiales bacterium genome encodes:
- the ribD gene encoding fused diaminohydroxyphosphoribosylaminopyrimidine deaminase/5-amino-6-(5-phosphoribosylamino)uracil reductase: protein MPATDCLSPHQMSLDRRFMRDALALGARHLGLTWPNPSVGALIVAPGPEGIILGRGMTQPGGRPHGEPVALAAAGEAARGATLYVTLEPCSHWGRSPPCVDAVIAAGVARVVSALEDPDPRVAGSGHARLREAGIDVTTGLMAVEAERAHRGHILRVREGRPAVTVKLAMTADGFAGVAGERLRITGPIANDQVHLMRAHADAIMVGVGTVLADDPALNVRLPGMEARSPVRVIVDTALRTPPTAVVARTAARHPTWIVAGRDAPVEAERALVAQGVEVMRLGSTGKVDLNAALRLLATRGVTRVFCEGGPRLAEALATAALVDELVTVTGPLPLRALSARAGITALGPHLAGLAQSGIVKAVATWDVARSDVARDGTGSTVDGAVDRFAVLERPSLCLLES, encoded by the coding sequence TTGCCCGCGACCGACTGCCTTTCGCCGCACCAGATGTCCCTGGATCGCCGTTTCATGCGCGATGCCCTCGCCCTTGGCGCGCGTCATCTCGGGCTGACCTGGCCCAATCCCTCTGTCGGCGCCTTGATCGTCGCGCCGGGGCCTGAGGGGATCATCCTGGGCCGTGGCATGACCCAGCCCGGGGGGCGCCCCCATGGCGAGCCCGTGGCACTGGCCGCCGCCGGCGAGGCCGCGCGTGGCGCGACGCTTTACGTCACATTGGAGCCCTGTTCGCACTGGGGGCGGAGCCCGCCCTGCGTCGACGCGGTCATCGCCGCGGGCGTCGCGCGTGTCGTCTCGGCGCTCGAGGATCCGGACCCGCGGGTGGCAGGTTCGGGCCATGCGCGTCTCAGGGAGGCGGGCATCGACGTGACCACGGGCCTCATGGCCGTCGAAGCTGAGCGCGCCCATCGCGGGCATATCCTGCGTGTGCGGGAGGGGCGACCGGCGGTCACCGTCAAGCTGGCGATGACGGCGGACGGTTTCGCAGGCGTCGCGGGCGAGCGCCTGCGCATCACCGGCCCGATCGCCAACGACCAGGTCCATCTCATGCGCGCGCATGCCGATGCCATCATGGTTGGCGTCGGTACGGTCCTGGCCGATGATCCCGCCCTGAATGTCCGGCTGCCGGGGATGGAGGCTCGCTCACCGGTCCGCGTGATCGTCGACACGGCGCTCCGCACGCCCCCGACAGCCGTGGTCGCGCGGACGGCGGCGCGGCATCCGACATGGATCGTCGCCGGCCGGGACGCGCCGGTCGAGGCCGAGCGGGCGCTGGTCGCGCAGGGTGTCGAGGTGATGCGGCTTGGCTCGACCGGCAAGGTCGATCTCAATGCGGCGCTGCGGCTTCTGGCGACGCGCGGTGTGACGCGTGTTTTTTGCGAGGGCGGTCCGCGGCTGGCAGAGGCGCTGGCCACGGCCGCGCTGGTCGATGAACTCGTGACCGTGACAGGACCGCTTCCGCTGCGGGCGCTGTCGGCGCGAGCGGGCATTACAGCCCTCGGGCCGCATCTTGCGGGCCTTGCTCAAAGCGGGATTGTCAAAGCCGTCGCGACATGGGATGTCGCCCGATCGGATGTTGCACGGGATGGCACGGGCAGCACGGTCGATGGCGCCGTTGATCGATTTGCCGTCCTTGAGAGGCCAAGTTTATGTTTACTGGAATCGTGA
- the nrdR gene encoding NrdR transcriptional repressor — protein sequence MRCPFCGSLDTQVKDSRPTDDHSSIRRRRVCPDCGGRFTTFERVQLRELMVLKRSGRRVPFDRDKLTRSVNVSLRKRAVDPERVERLINGVVRQLESTGESEVTSQMIGEVVMKALRNLDSVAYVRFASVYRNFREAQDFKALIGELALEELPVEADVGEAAQSADAPDAADTKT from the coding sequence ATGCGTTGCCCGTTCTGCGGCAGTCTCGACACGCAGGTGAAGGACTCCCGGCCGACCGATGACCATTCCTCCATCCGCCGTCGGCGTGTCTGCCCGGACTGCGGTGGCCGTTTCACGACTTTCGAGCGCGTCCAGCTCCGTGAGCTGATGGTGTTGAAGCGGTCGGGGCGGCGGGTGCCCTTCGACCGCGACAAGCTCACGCGTTCCGTCAATGTCTCGTTGCGCAAGCGGGCGGTCGATCCCGAACGGGTCGAGCGACTGATCAACGGCGTTGTACGCCAGCTCGAGAGCACCGGTGAGTCCGAAGTCACCAGCCAGATGATCGGCGAGGTGGTGATGAAGGCGCTGCGTAATCTCGACAGCGTGGCCTATGTCCGCTTCGCGTCCGTCTACAGGAACTTTCGCGAGGCGCAGGACTTCAAGGCGCTCATCGGAGAGCTCGCTCTTGAAGAGTTGCCCGTCGAGGCCGATGTTGGGGAGGCCGCCCAGAGCGCCGATGCTCCCGACGCGGCTGACACGAAGACCTGA
- a CDS encoding Murein L,D-transpeptidase YcbB/YkuD, whose translation MSLRYSLSNVGLLAVTLGVSSMAAVEIAQAQQVALGSQAEWVQSYDAASSMRLRRSNTPTLSAEAVAATEAAIAHYRDIVNRGGWGQIQGRQTLKVGMRSPAVVALRQRLTVSGDLSVQSSDTDIFDSYVEAAVKRFQGRHGLAPTGVVNASTIAAMNVPAQVRLQQLETNLVRLRSLSGNLGQRYVIVNIPAAQVETVENGHVATRHAAGVGKIDRQSPIMNARITQVNFNPFWTVPASIIRKDLIPKMRTDPSYLSDQKIRVFNGQGQEVPPQSINWNSNDATRYMFRQDPGADLNSMGMVRINIPNPHGVYMHDTPSKGVFGDDFRFVSSGCVRVQNVRDYITWLLKDTPGWDRTRIDAAIASGDRIDATITSAVPVYWTYITSWATSDGAVQFRDDIYNRDGLNIAKVMNYSAIDEDIDATN comes from the coding sequence GTGAGCCTTCGGTACTCATTATCGAACGTTGGATTGCTGGCTGTCACGCTCGGCGTATCGTCGATGGCTGCGGTCGAAATCGCGCAAGCGCAACAAGTGGCGCTCGGCTCTCAGGCCGAGTGGGTGCAGAGCTATGATGCCGCGTCGAGCATGCGCCTGCGCCGTTCCAATACGCCGACCTTGTCGGCCGAGGCTGTCGCGGCGACGGAAGCCGCGATCGCGCATTATCGCGATATCGTGAACCGTGGTGGCTGGGGACAGATCCAGGGGCGCCAGACCTTGAAGGTCGGTATGCGCAGCCCGGCTGTCGTCGCGCTGCGTCAGCGGCTTACCGTCAGCGGCGACCTCTCCGTCCAATCCAGTGATACGGATATCTTCGATTCCTACGTCGAGGCGGCCGTCAAGCGCTTTCAGGGGCGCCACGGCCTCGCTCCGACGGGCGTCGTGAACGCCAGCACGATCGCCGCGATGAACGTGCCGGCCCAGGTGCGCCTGCAGCAGCTTGAGACAAATCTCGTCCGCCTGCGTTCGCTGTCCGGCAACCTCGGCCAGCGCTATGTGATCGTGAATATTCCGGCCGCCCAGGTGGAGACGGTCGAGAACGGTCATGTCGCCACGCGCCACGCGGCCGGTGTCGGCAAGATCGATCGGCAGTCGCCGATCATGAACGCCCGGATCACCCAGGTGAACTTCAACCCCTTCTGGACGGTGCCGGCGTCGATCATCCGCAAGGACCTGATCCCGAAGATGCGGACTGATCCGAGCTATCTCTCGGACCAGAAGATCCGCGTGTTCAACGGACAGGGACAGGAAGTCCCGCCCCAGAGCATCAACTGGAATTCGAATGACGCGACGCGCTACATGTTCCGGCAGGATCCCGGCGCGGACCTGAATTCGATGGGCATGGTGCGCATCAATATCCCGAACCCGCATGGCGTCTACATGCACGATACCCCTTCCAAGGGTGTGTTCGGTGACGATTTCCGCTTCGTGTCGTCCGGCTGCGTGCGCGTGCAGAATGTGCGCGACTACATCACGTGGCTCTTGAAGGACACGCCCGGTTGGGATCGCACCCGCATCGACGCCGCGATCGCCTCGGGCGACCGCATCGACGCCACGATCACCTCGGCGGTTCCGGTCTACTGGACCTACATCACGAGCTGGGCGACGTCTGATGGCGCGGTGCAGTTCCGCGACGACATCTACAACCGCGATGGCCTGAATATCGCGAAGGTCATGAATTATTCGGCGATCGACGAAGACATCGACGCGACGAACTGA
- the hemB gene encoding Delta-aminolevulinic acid dehydratase has translation MSVKNPSPFAGHVNDHAAGDAGRTRFHGAARTGAASLGLTVRPRRNRQSEWARRLVRENTLSTNDLIWPLFVIEGNASQDVASMPGIQRLPIEQVVAQARRARDLDIPAVALFPYTDPALRDPEGTEAVNSDNLVCRAVRAIKAAVPDIGVVTDVALDPYTSHGHDGVMDGETILNDETVALLVTQAMTLAAAGADVIAPSDMMDGRVGAIRAALDQAGYADVQIMAYAAKYASAFYGPFRDAVGSNVTLVGDKRTYQMDPANSDEALREVALDLEEGADMVMVKPGLPYLDIIHRVKETFGVPTFAYQVSGEYAMIEGAARNGWIDGDKAMVESLIAFKRAGADGILTYFAPRVATMLKAVK, from the coding sequence ATGTCTGTCAAGAATCCCTCCCCCTTCGCGGGCCACGTCAACGATCATGCCGCCGGTGATGCAGGGCGCACGAGATTTCATGGTGCGGCGCGAACTGGAGCGGCATCGCTCGGCCTGACCGTTCGCCCGCGACGCAATCGACAGAGTGAATGGGCTCGGAGGCTGGTCCGCGAGAACACGCTATCCACCAATGACCTCATCTGGCCGCTGTTCGTGATCGAGGGCAACGCGTCCCAGGATGTCGCTTCCATGCCGGGTATCCAGCGGCTCCCGATCGAGCAGGTGGTCGCGCAAGCGCGGCGCGCGCGGGACCTCGATATCCCGGCGGTCGCCCTCTTCCCCTATACGGATCCGGCGCTCCGCGACCCCGAGGGCACCGAGGCCGTGAATTCGGACAATCTCGTGTGCCGCGCGGTCCGTGCCATCAAGGCCGCGGTCCCCGACATCGGCGTCGTTACGGATGTGGCTCTCGATCCCTACACCAGCCACGGCCATGACGGGGTAATGGACGGCGAGACCATTCTCAATGATGAAACCGTCGCACTTCTAGTCACGCAGGCCATGACGCTCGCCGCCGCCGGCGCTGATGTCATTGCTCCGTCGGACATGATGGACGGGCGCGTCGGCGCGATTCGCGCAGCGCTCGACCAGGCCGGATATGCCGACGTGCAGATCATGGCCTATGCGGCGAAATACGCCTCCGCCTTCTACGGACCGTTCCGTGACGCCGTCGGCAGCAACGTGACGCTGGTGGGTGACAAGCGCACCTACCAGATGGATCCCGCCAACAGCGACGAGGCCCTGCGCGAGGTCGCGCTCGATCTCGAGGAGGGAGCCGACATGGTGATGGTCAAGCCGGGCCTGCCCTATCTCGACATCATCCACCGGGTCAAGGAAACCTTCGGCGTTCCCACTTTTGCCTATCAGGTATCCGGCGAATACGCGATGATCGAGGGCGCGGCGCGCAATGGCTGGATCGATGGCGACAAGGCCATGGTGGAAAGCCTCATCG
- the glyA gene encoding serine hydroxymethyltransferase: MSVHEAAAGSHLTNSFFSASLADADPEIARAIELELGRQRDEIELIASENIVSRAVLEAQGSVMTNKYAEGYPRRRYYGGCQFVDIAEDLAIERACRLFDCRFANVQPNSGSQANQAVFMALMQPGDTFMGLDLAAGGHLTHGAPPNMSGKWFKPVPYPVSKTDHRVDMDEVERLAHAHKPKVIVAGGSAYARHWDFERFRAIADAVGAYFMVDIAHFAGLVAGGAHPSPFPHAHVVTTTTHKTLRGPRGGMILTNEEDLAKKINSAIFPGLQGGPLMHVIAAKAVSFGEALKPDFKIYARAVVDNAKVLADGIAAGGYDIVTGGTDNHLMLVDLRPKKLTGKAAEAALGRAGITCNKNGVPFDPEKPTITSGIRLGTPAATSRGFGVAEFKQVASLIVEVLDGLAAHGDVENAATEASVLKRTHELTKRFPIYG; the protein is encoded by the coding sequence ATGAGCGTACATGAAGCCGCGGCCGGAAGCCATTTGACCAACAGCTTTTTCTCCGCGTCGCTCGCGGACGCCGATCCGGAGATCGCGCGCGCCATTGAACTCGAACTCGGTCGCCAGCGCGACGAAATCGAATTGATCGCCTCGGAGAACATCGTCTCCCGCGCCGTCCTGGAAGCCCAGGGCTCGGTGATGACGAACAAATACGCGGAGGGTTATCCGCGCCGCCGCTATTATGGTGGCTGCCAGTTCGTCGATATCGCCGAGGATCTCGCCATAGAGCGGGCCTGCCGCCTGTTCGACTGCCGCTTCGCCAATGTGCAGCCGAACTCCGGTTCGCAGGCGAATCAGGCCGTGTTCATGGCCCTTATGCAGCCCGGCGACACCTTCATGGGGCTGGATCTCGCCGCCGGCGGCCATCTCACCCATGGCGCCCCGCCGAACATGTCGGGCAAGTGGTTCAAGCCCGTCCCCTATCCCGTATCGAAGACCGACCACCGCGTCGACATGGACGAGGTGGAACGGCTCGCGCATGCCCATAAGCCCAAGGTCATCGTGGCCGGTGGCTCGGCTTACGCCCGCCATTGGGATTTCGAGCGCTTCCGGGCCATAGCCGACGCCGTCGGCGCCTATTTCATGGTCGATATCGCCCATTTTGCCGGCCTTGTGGCCGGTGGCGCGCATCCTTCGCCGTTCCCGCATGCCCATGTGGTCACGACCACGACCCACAAGACCTTGCGCGGCCCGCGCGGCGGCATGATTCTCACCAACGAGGAGGATCTGGCCAAGAAGATCAATTCGGCGATCTTCCCCGGTCTGCAGGGCGGCCCGTTGATGCATGTCATCGCGGCGAAGGCGGTCTCTTTCGGTGAGGCGCTGAAGCCCGACTTCAAGATCTACGCGCGCGCCGTGGTCGATAACGCCAAGGTGCTGGCCGATGGCATCGCGGCCGGCGGCTATGACATCGTCACGGGCGGCACGGATAATCACCTGATGCTCGTCGACCTCCGGCCGAAGAAGCTCACCGGCAAGGCCGCCGAGGCCGCACTCGGGCGCGCCGGCATCACCTGCAACAAGAATGGCGTGCCGTTCGACCCGGAGAAGCCGACGATCACCTCTGGCATTCGCCTTGGCACGCCGGCGGCGACATCGCGCGGCTTCGGCGTGGCCGAGTTCAAGCAGGTGGCATCGCTCATCGTCGAGGTGCTCGATGGCCTGGCGGCTCATGGTGACGTGGAAAACGCCGCCACCGAGGCCTCCGTGCTGAAGCGCACCCATGAACTGACCAAGCGTTTCCCGATCTACGGGTGA
- the ribE gene encoding 6,7-dimethyl-8-ribityllumazine synthase produces MAAPRQSTPVAASSGPARVLIVEARFYDDLADEMLRGARGACEAAGATVDVLTVPGALELPALLAIALDAAEARGLPYDAAVALGCVIRGETGHYDIVANESARALMDLAVSRRLPFGNGILTVENDEQAWARARVSEMDKGGGAAQAALAVLRIKRDLAVTGKTR; encoded by the coding sequence ATGGCCGCTCCACGCCAAAGCACACCTGTCGCCGCCTCCTCGGGGCCAGCGCGCGTTCTCATCGTCGAGGCGCGCTTCTATGACGACCTGGCAGACGAAATGCTGCGGGGTGCGCGTGGCGCATGTGAGGCGGCCGGCGCCACTGTCGATGTTCTCACCGTGCCTGGCGCGCTTGAACTGCCGGCGCTGCTGGCGATCGCGCTTGACGCGGCCGAGGCTCGGGGCCTTCCCTATGATGCGGCGGTGGCGCTCGGCTGTGTCATCAGGGGTGAGACGGGCCATTACGACATTGTCGCCAACGAGAGCGCGCGTGCCCTGATGGATCTGGCGGTGAGCCGGCGTCTGCCATTCGGCAATGGCATCCTGACCGTCGAGAACGATGAGCAGGCCTGGGCGCGGGCGCGCGTGAGCGAGATGGACAAGGGAGGCGGTGCGGCGCAGGCGGCGCTCGCCGTTCTTCGCATCAAGCGCGATCTGGCCGTGACGGGAAAAACCCGATGA
- the ribE gene encoding Riboflavin synthase — translation MFTGIVTDVGEIVAAENFQGTLRRLRIISRFDPATIAIGASIACGGPCLTVVAVGPHEQGSWFEVDAAAETLALTTVGDWAVGTRVNLERSLKIGDELGGHIVTGHVDGIATIIARQDITEAGGGGEGSSWGATARFDIRAPEAIAAFIAAKGSVSLDGCSLTVNHVEGSVFSILLIPHTLEVTTWGARGAGDHLNLEVDLMARYAARLAEARGARY, via the coding sequence ATGTTTACTGGAATCGTGACGGATGTCGGCGAGATCGTTGCCGCCGAGAACTTCCAGGGAACCCTGCGCCGTCTGCGCATCATCTCCCGCTTTGACCCGGCAACGATCGCCATCGGCGCATCGATCGCCTGCGGCGGCCCCTGTCTCACCGTCGTCGCGGTCGGCCCGCACGAGCAGGGTTCGTGGTTTGAGGTTGACGCGGCGGCTGAGACTCTTGCCCTGACCACGGTTGGCGACTGGGCGGTCGGCACGCGCGTCAATCTCGAACGCTCCCTTAAGATCGGTGACGAGCTCGGCGGACATATCGTCACGGGCCATGTGGACGGGATCGCCACGATCATCGCGCGTCAGGACATTACGGAAGCAGGCGGGGGAGGCGAGGGAAGTTCTTGGGGCGCCACGGCGCGTTTCGACATCCGCGCGCCCGAGGCGATTGCTGCCTTCATCGCGGCCAAGGGCTCGGTTTCGCTTGACGGCTGCTCTCTGACGGTCAACCACGTCGAGGGTAGCGTCTTCTCCATCCTGCTCATTCCCCACACGCTCGAGGTCACGACCTGGGGAGCGCGTGGTGCTGGTGACCATCTCAATCTGGAGGTGGATCTCATGGCTCGCTATGCCGCACGCCTTGCGGAGGCGCGGGGCGCGCGCTACTGA
- a CDS encoding DNA-binding MarR family transcriptional regulator, with the protein MTIAAQLIGKSVPVPVEDEISGLYLESLTLVERLHRRLLDVIKDEFERRGGNELNSVQALLLYNIGDKELSASELRSRGYYLGANVSYNVKKLVEMDYLQQTRSRVDRRSMRITLTAKGRAVHDVVTALYEKHMQTIAPLGGISSDDFKLINRSLLRLERYWTDQIRYKL; encoded by the coding sequence ATGACTATTGCAGCACAATTGATTGGGAAAAGTGTTCCCGTTCCGGTCGAAGACGAGATCAGCGGGCTCTATCTGGAATCGTTGACGCTTGTCGAGCGTCTCCATCGCCGTCTTCTCGATGTTATCAAGGATGAATTCGAGCGGCGCGGCGGCAACGAGCTGAACAGCGTGCAAGCGCTCCTGCTCTACAATATCGGCGATAAGGAACTGAGTGCCAGCGAGCTACGCTCGCGCGGCTATTATCTCGGCGCGAATGTTTCGTACAACGTCAAGAAGCTGGTCGAGATGGACTATCTGCAGCAGACCCGCTCCCGCGTCGACCGTCGTTCCATGCGCATCACGCTGACCGCCAAGGGCCGGGCGGTACACGATGTCGTGACGGCACTCTACGAGAAGCATATGCAGACGATTGCGCCGCTCGGCGGGATCTCGTCCGATGATTTCAAGCTGATCAACCGCTCCCTGTTGCGACTGGAGCGTTATTGGACAGATCAGATCCGCTACAAGCTCTGA
- a CDS encoding conserved membrane hypothetical protein (Evidence 4 : Unknown function but conserved in other organisms), which yields MARARHDRSGAQQGFADALTNDESPGLQWDVVLVWFLRAMAVVWLVTGVGHWAILLGVFPGDAPFEGRPMAYQATTIYFAIIDLVAAVGLWLTSTWGGVMWLLAVMSDLILAIFFPHIIGHGFVTIAAMVILVATYFVISWLAARTTD from the coding sequence ATGGCACGAGCACGACATGACCGATCCGGCGCGCAGCAGGGCTTCGCCGACGCCCTGACGAACGACGAATCCCCTGGGCTGCAGTGGGACGTGGTGCTGGTGTGGTTCCTGCGCGCCATGGCCGTGGTCTGGCTGGTCACGGGCGTCGGCCATTGGGCCATCCTGCTTGGCGTATTTCCTGGTGACGCGCCCTTCGAGGGCCGGCCGATGGCCTATCAAGCCACAACGATCTATTTCGCAATCATCGACCTTGTAGCGGCCGTCGGTCTGTGGCTGACAAGCACCTGGGGAGGGGTCATGTGGTTGCTCGCCGTGATGAGCGATCTGATCCTGGCGATCTTCTTTCCGCATATCATCGGTCACGGTTTTGTGACCATTGCGGCCATGGTGATCCTTGTCGCGACCTATTTCGTGATCTCGTGGCTCGCCGCACGCACCACTGACTAA
- a CDS encoding Histidine phosphatase family protein, whose amino-acid sequence MASLFVISHPEVTIDPLIPVERWGLSDRGIARMREFAGNPVLDDVTAVWASSEAKAIEAAGLLAARLGIGVAVERDLGENDRSATGFLPPDEFGAVADAFFAHPTRSVRGWERAVDAQIRVGKATEQILARHGAGDIAIVGHGGVGTLLLCRYLGLPISRELDQPHQGHYWTVKLPDLAVQHRWRPIAPRG is encoded by the coding sequence ATGGCAAGCCTTTTCGTCATTTCCCACCCCGAAGTTACGATAGATCCGCTCATACCCGTCGAGCGGTGGGGACTGAGTGACCGTGGCATCGCGCGGATGCGCGAGTTTGCCGGAAACCCCGTCCTCGATGACGTGACAGCGGTGTGGGCAAGCAGCGAGGCGAAGGCGATTGAAGCCGCGGGCTTGCTTGCCGCGCGCCTGGGCATCGGCGTGGCCGTGGAGCGCGACCTCGGCGAGAATGACAGGAGCGCGACCGGGTTCTTGCCCCCCGACGAATTTGGGGCGGTTGCCGATGCGTTCTTTGCGCATCCCACACGAAGCGTGCGCGGCTGGGAGCGCGCCGTCGATGCGCAGATCCGCGTAGGGAAGGCCACGGAGCAGATCCTCGCAAGACACGGCGCTGGCGATATCGCAATTGTCGGCCATGGCGGCGTGGGGACCTTGTTATTATGCCGCTATCTCGGCCTGCCGATCAGCCGTGAACTCGACCAGCCCCATCAAGGGCATTATTGGACGGTCAAGCTCCCGGATCTCGCCGTCCAGCACCGATGGCGGCCCATCGCGCCGAGAGGCTAG
- a CDS encoding hypothetical protein (Evidence 5 : Unknown function): protein MHAVQLVAAAPLEFILDNIEKTAMETLDKRQRFQIEPADLVFDRNGNTFPNQLCCNSHLTPHKLTLRSVDRICEPMRQRLREISEKRFNQ, encoded by the coding sequence TTGCACGCTGTTCAGCTCGTTGCCGCCGCGCCGCTCGAATTCATCCTTGATAACATCGAGAAGACGGCGATGGAGACGCTCGACAAGCGTCAACGATTCCAGATAGAGCCCGCTGATCTCGTCTTCGACCGGAACGGGAACACTTTTCCCAATCAATTGTGCTGCAATAGTCATTTGACGCCTCATAAATTAACTTTGCGATCCGTTGATCGGATCTGCGAACCAATGAGGCAGAGACTACGTGAGATCTCTGAAAAGCGATTTAATCAATAA